Below is a window of Spelaeicoccus albus DNA.
ACGATGCTGCGTTCGCGATCATTCATCCTGCCGACGACCGGCCATCCGGCCAATTTGCTTCGGCGGATATCGATGATCTTGCGGCCGGCGATTTCAACGGTGATGAGGGATTTGGACTTCGAGTGAGCCATTTTTACTCCTTATTACTCTTTGGGTGGTCTGCGGTGTTTTGGGACGGACGATGGACAAGGCGGGAGAATCCGAAGAACCGGACGAACTCCGCGTCGCCGGGCTTATCCGCCCGCGGCGAGAGACGATCGTCATATTCGGCCAACAGGTTTTCGACGTCGCGATTGAACTTGGCGCTCTCATCCGGAGTCAGCCACGCGACCCGGGATGCGAAGAGGAGCGATTCGCGCCACTGCCGCGGTATCAGCCGGCGTTCCGTCACCCACTGACTCAGCCTGGTCGATTCGTGGATGGCGGTGGCCTCGTCGAAAGCGTCGCCGGCGGCGCTTCCGGACTCGTCGTCCGTGGGATCGACCCAGACGGCGCGTTCAACTCGGCGCCACGGGCGTTCTTTGCCTTCGCGCCCAGCAGCTTCGACAAATCCGTGTTTGGCCAGGGTGCGCAAATGGAATGAGCAGTTTTGCGGGCTTTCGCCGACCAGCGGGGCGCACTCGGTGGCGGTCGCCGTGTCCCGCGCCGCGAGGACCTCGAGCAGGGCCAGACGTACCGGATGGCTGAGTGCCCGGATGTCCTTCGGATCGCGCGCGTGGCGCTGCTTTCCGGAGCCTGGGTCGTCTGTCATGCTTCAATGATAAAACGCGAAAGAACTCTTTCGAAACAATTCTTTCATGAGTTCGGTCACAGGACGGCAATTCGGCGAGATCCGTTTTTCGATTCGACTGTCATCGAGCCGCGCTGTCCGACCCGGCAAGGCCGCGTAGATGCCAACGGCTCGAACCTCGACCGACAGCGAAGGTGGGCAAGGGTCCGAGCCTGGTGAGTGTGGTGGGCCCAGAGGGACTCGAACCCCCGACATCCACGGTGTAAACGTGGCGCTCTAACCAACTGAGCTATAGGCCCGCATCTGTGCGGTGTCGACCGAGTGGCTCTCATGCGCAGGCGACGATTGATTGTTCCATATTATCCGGCGTCGCGGCTACTCGAACTTCGCCGTTGACCGGCTTTCGGCGACGATCTAGCCTGAAAGCAACGAGTCGAAGCGGCCCGCGTGACGCGTGTGGGAGTGGCTATGGCACAGGGTGGGACGTGACCATGGACTTCGGCTTCAGCTCAGACCAAGAGACCTTCCGAGCAAGTGTCCGCGAGTTCGCCCGGAGCACACTGGCCCCGCATGACGCCGAGGACGACGTGAACGGCGCCATGCGCCCGGAGATGCCCCGCCAAATGGCGAACATCGGCTTGACCGGCCTTCGTATTCCGGACAAGTACGGCGGGCAGGGCGCCGGCGCCCTCGAGGTCGGCATTGCTGCCGAAGAGGTCGCCCGCGCCGATCTGAACGCCTGTTACCTGATCGTCAATTCCACTCTCGTCAGTGAGATCATGCTCGGCGCGGCCGACGCTGACCAATGCCGTCGGTGGCTGCCCTCGATCGCCGACGGCAGTACCATTCCGGCGCTCGTGCTCACCGAGCCCGAACACGGATCGGATGCGGCGAGCCTGACCGTGAAAGCCGAGCCGGACGCCGGCGGATGGCGACTCACCGGCGAGAAGACGTCCATCACCATGGGCATGTACGCCGACGTCGGCGTCGTCCTTGCGCGAACCGGGAATGCCGGGCCATCCGGCGTCAGCGCGTTCATCGTCGACTTGGACGACGGGCACATCACCCGCTCGGTGTTCGACGATCTCGGCAACAGACCGATCGGCAGGGCCTCCATCTACTTTGACGGAATGCCAGTGCCCCGCGACGGCTTGCTCGGCGCCGAAGGCAGCGGATTCACCTCGGCCATGCGCGGCTTCGACTACTCCCGCGCGGTCATGGCCCTGGCGTGCCTCGGGACCGCGGCGGCCGCGCTGGACGACGCAATCGGTTACGCCCGGATTCGCACTGCCTTCGGCGCGCCGATCGGCACGAACGAAGGCGTCGCGTTCCCGCTCGTTGAATGCGCCACGCGCCTGCGCGCGGCACGACTGCTCTGCTATGAAGCGCTGTGGCGCAAGGATCAGGGCATGCCGCACACCGTTGAAGCGAACATGGTCAAGTGGCTTGCCCCGAAGCTCGCCGTCGAGATCGTCCATCAGTCGCTTTTGACGTTCGGGCATACCGGATATTCGTCGGACAATCCGCAAGGTCGCAGGCTGCGCGACGTGATTGGCCTCGAGATCGGCGACGGCACCGCACAGATCACCAAGCTCGTAGTGGCACGCAATCTCCTCGGACGCGCAGCCGCACCGTGACGGACGTCGCCGTGCGGACCGCAATTGCAGAAAGGTCGGAACAATGTCGAGGCAGCTGGCAATAGTGACCGGCGCGGGTTCGGGCATCGGCCGCGCCATTGCGTGGAAATTCGCCGATGCGGGCTACCAGGTGGTCGGTGCAGATCTCAACGACGATGCGGCGGCCGAATCCGCCGCCAAGTACCCCGACATGATGACCGCCGAGCACGTGGACGTCGCGGACGCCGAATCCGTCACCTCGCTCTGCCGTGCCGTGACCGCTATCGGGACGCCGGCGACAATCGTTAACGCGGCAGGCTGGGACAGAACCGACAAATTCATCAACGAGGACGCCGAATTCGCCCGGAAAGTGGTCGAGATTAACTACCTCGGTCCCGTGGCCATGTGCCGGGAATTCGCCCGAGTCATGATCGATGCCGGACGCGGCGGACGCATCGTCAACATTGCCAGCGACGCCGGCCGCGTCGGAAGCGCGGGGGAGACCATCTACGCCGGCGCCAAGGGCGGCGTCATTGCATTCACCAAGTCCTTGGCGCGCGAACTGGCTCGAGACGGTATCAACGTCAACTGCGTGTGCCCCGGCCCGACCGACACGCCCTTGTTCGCCGCGCAGCCGGAGCATTTGCGCCAAGCGCTCATCAAATCGATACCGTTCCGACGAGTGGCCGAACCGTCGGAAATCGCGGACGCCGTATATTTCTTCGCGTCGCCGGCATCCCGCTACGTGACGGGGCAGATCCTCAGCGTCGATGGCGGGCTGACCATGGCGGGGTGAGAATCCGACGAAATCCGATGAAATCCGATGAATTCCGAGGACGCGAACCGACGGACGAGGAGACGAGGGGACGACAACCATGCACGACTCCGACTACGAGTACGTGACCTTTGCGCGCCGGGCCAACGGCGTGCTGGTGATGACGCTTGACCGCCCGGACAAATACAACGCCGCCAACGAACAGATGCACGGCGAGTTGGCCAGGGTCTGGAAGGATGTTTCGGCCGACGACGAGGTGCGCGTCGTCGTCGTGACGGGCGCCGGCCGTGCCTTTTCGGCCGGCGGCGACCTGGAAATGGTGCAGCGGATGGCCGGCGATCACGACCGCGTCTCGCACATGCTCATTGAAATGAGCGATCTCGTCGAGAACTTGCTGGATTGCTCGAAGCCCGTCGTGTCGGCCATCAACGGCGTCGCGGTCGGCGCCGGGCTGGTCATTGCGCTGCTGGCCGATATTTCGATATGCGCGGCCGATGCCAAACTCGGCGACGGGCACATCAAACTCGGCGTCGCGGCCGGCGATCACGCGGCCTTGATGTGGCCGCTGCTCATCGGACTGGCCAAGGCCCGGTACTACCTGCTGACGGGCGAGATGTTGACCGGAGCCGAGGCCGAGCGGCTCGGCATGGTGTCGAAAAGCGTCGAGCCCGGCGACGTCATGCCCGAGGCCTTGCGCATTGCGGACGGTTTGGCCGCCGGACCCCAGCAAGCCATCCGACTGACTCGGCGGGCTTTGAACAACTGGGCCGCCGGATCGCGGGCGATTTTCGATCAGTCCGCGGCTTACGAGATGCTCACCTTCATGGGGCCGGACGTCGTCGAGGGCGCCGCCGCATTGCGCGAAAAGCGCGCTCCCGCTTTCCCGTCCGCCGCCCGCCGGGGCGATTGAGCCGCCGCGCGCTGCCCCCGTCGAGCCACGAAATTTGCTTATTTGTGCATATGTCAGAACAAACTATTGACAGGGTCACGGCGATCCGGCAAAGTTATCCATGTCACGCCGGTGACGAATGCCGGCGAACGGCAAGTTCGACCGGCAAGATCACTAGGGCAAGTGTGATAGGGAAAGCGGGGACGGATGGCGCACGACGTGCTGACGATGGGCCGAATCAGTGTTGATATTTATCCGCACGATATCGGCGTCGATCTCGAAGACGTGACGACGTTCGGCAAATATCTGGGCGGATCCGCATCCAACGTCGCAGTGGCGGCGGCAAAGCACGGGCTGAAGTCCGGGGTGATCACCCGCACCGGGAACGACCCGTTCGGAACCTATCTGCACCGTGAACTTCGCCGTTACGGCGTCGACGACTCCCAGGTCAGCGCCGTCGACGAGTGGCCGACACCCGTGACCTTCTGCGCCATCAAACCACCGGAGGACTTTCCGCTGTACTTCTACCGGACGCCGACCGCCCCGGATCTGCAAATCAAACGGGCCGAACTCGACACGGACGCCGTCCGGAGCGCCGGGATCTTCTGGATGACGGTAACCGGGCTTTGCCAAGAGCCCAGCCGCGACGCGCACGCCGCCGCCCTCGAAGCGCGGCCGCGAGAGGGCCTGCGCCCCGGCCAGTTCACGGTACTCGATCTCGACTATCGTCCCATGTTCTGGCCCGGCCCGGACGAAGCCCGCACCGAGATCGCCCGCGTGCTTCCGGACGTCACCGTCGCGATCGGCAACCGCGAAGAATGCGGCGTGGCGGTCGGCGAAGGCACCCCCGACGAGCTCGCCGACCGGCTGCTGGAATCCGGCGTCGACATCGCAGTCGTCAAACTCGGGTCGGACGGCGTCATGGCGGCTTCACGGTCCGACCGGGTCATTTCCGCGCCCATCCCCGTCGACCCGGTCAACGGCCTGGGCGCCGGGGACGCCTTTGGCGGCGCGTTCTGCCGGGCATTGACCAGCGGCTGGGAACTTCGGGCGTGCCTGGACTTCGCCAACGCCGCCGGCGCAATCGTGGCCGGCGAGCTGTCTTGCTCGGAGGCCATGCCTGATACGGACGCCGTGCTTGCCCTTTTGGCAGCTCGCGGACGGGCGGTGCCGGCGTGAACGGCCACGACGCGGGCAGCGGCGACACCCGCTACGAGCACCTGACCCGGATCCGGGTGGAAGATCCGGGCGCCATCGCCCGGGCGGCCACGTCCAGGCGGCGGCACCCGGGACTGCGGTACGGCCCGCAAACGTTCATCATTGCAGCCGATCATCCCGCTCGCGGCGCGCTGTCGGTCGGCGACGACGCGGCCGCGATGGCCGACCGGCGAGACCTGCTCGACCGGTTACGGACCGCCTTGGCGACGCCGGGCTGTGACGGCGTTTTGGCCACGCCGGACATCATCGACGATCTGCTGCTGCTCGGCGCCCTGGACGACAAACTCGTGTTCGGGTCGATGAACCGCGCCGGGCTTGCCGGATCGTCCTTTGAATACGACGACCGCTTCACCGGTTACACGGCCGAAGCATTGGACGCCATCGGCGCCGACGGGGGCAAGATGCTCACCCGGATCGCCTTGGCGGATCCCGCCACTCCAACGGTGCTCGAGAACACGGCCCGCGCCGTCGATGCGCTGGCCGACCGCGGACTCGTGGCAATGATCGAGCCGTTCCTTTCGGAATGGCGGAACGGCCGAGCCCACAACGACCTCAGCACGGACGCCGTCGTCAAATCGGTGGCGATCGCGTCGGCCCTCGGCGCGTCGAGCGCAGGCACGTGGATGAAGGTGCCCGTCGTCGACCGGATGGACCGCGTCATGGCGGCCACGACACTGCCGACAGTGCTACTGGGCGGCGACACCGGCTCCGATCCGGATGTCGTGTTCGCCCGGTGGGAAAACGCCTTGCGCCAACCCGGCGTCGTCGGCCTGACAGTGGGGCGCACCTTGCTCTACCCGCCGGACGGTGACGTGGCCGGCGCAGTGAAAACCGCAGTGTCGCTGCTGGCCGGCCCGGCGTCCGGCAATTCCGCACCCCCTCCATCCACAACGGCCGATAGGAGCCGCTCATGACGCAGATGACAGTCGCGCAGGCAGTCGTGGAGTTTCTCGGCAGGCAGTACACCGTCGACCGCATTGGCTCCGAGACGTACCGCGAGCGAACCATTCCGGGAATGCTCGGCATCTTCGGGCACGGTAACGTGGCGGGAGTCGGCCAGGCGTTGAAGCAATGGCAGCAAAAGGACCCCACGCTGATGCCCTACTACCAGGGCCGCAACGAACAGGGACTTGCCGATCAGGGAGTCGGCTATGCCCGCCACACCAGGCGCCGCGGCACGTTCGCCGTGACGACGTCGATCGGCCCCGGGTCGTCGAACCTCCTCACCGGTGCGGCCCTGGCCACGGCCAACCGACTGCCGGTGTTGTTGCTGCCGTCCGACACGTTCGCCACGCGCCGGCCCGACCCCGTGCTGCAGCAAATCGAACGCCCCGAAGCGTATGACGTGAGCGTCAATGACGCGTTCCGGCCGCTGTCCAAATCGTTCGACAGGGTCAGCCGCCCCGAACAGGTGTTCTCGGCACTGCTGAACGCCATGCGCGTGTTGACGGACCCGGCCGAAACCGGCGCCTGCACTATTGCGCTGCCGCAGGACGTGCAGGCCGAAGCAATCGATGTCCCGGACGAATTCCTCGCCGAACGCAACTGGCGGATCCGTCGGCCCGCCCCGGAAATCGACGACATTCGCGAAGCCGCCCGTGCGATCGAAGACGCCGAGCGGCCGCTCATCGTGGCGGGTGGGGGAGTGCTGTACTCGTTCGCCACCGACGCGCTGCAGGATTTCGTCGAAGCCACCGGCATCCCCGTCGGCTGCACGCAAGCAGGAATGGGGTCGTTGGCCTGGGACCATCCGCAAAACCTCGGCGCCATCGGGTCGACCGGCACGGTGGCCGCTAACCGACTCGCCCGCGATGCCGACCTGGTGATCGGCATCGGCACTCGTTACGAGGACTTCACCACTGCCTCGCGCACCGCCTTCGCGAACCCGGCCGTGCGCTTCATCAACATCAACGTCGCTGCCATCGACGCGTACAAGAACGCCACCTCCTTGCCGATCGTCGCCGACGCGCGCAAGGCGCTCATCGAGCTGACCTCGGCGCTGCAAGGGTTCCGCGTGTCGGATGATTTGACGTCGACCGTGGCGGCCGAGAAGAAGGAGTGGGACGCCGTCGTCGACGACGCGTACCACACGCGCCACGCGCCGCTGCCGGCCCAGTCCGAGATCATCGGCGCCGTGAACGAGGCATCGGATGCGCGCGACGTCGTGATCTGCGCGGCAGGATCCCTGCCGGGCGACCTGCACAAGCTCTGGCGTGTGCGAGACCCCTACGGCTACCACGTGGAATACGCGTTCTCGTGCATGGGATACGAGATCGCCGGTGGAATCGGCGTCAAACGCGCGGCGCCGGACCGCGACGTCATCGTCATGGTGGGCGACGGGTCGTATCTGATGATGCACACCGAACTCGTCACGGCAGTCGCCGAACGGATCGACGTGATAGTCGTCTTGATCCAAAATCACGGCTATGCGTCGATCGGCGCCCTGTCGGAGTCGTTGGGCTCGCAGCGGTTCGGCACCAAATACCGGTACCTCGACGAAGAGTCGCACAGCTTCGACGACGGCCACACGCTGCCGATCGATTTGGCGACCAACGCCGAGAGTCTCGGCGCGCACGTGATCCGCATCGGCCCGGGCGAATCGAGCATCGACGAATTGGCCGACGCCGTCCGGCGCACCAAGGCCGAGTTCTCCGGCGGCACGCGCTCGGGCCCCGTGCTGATCCATGTGAACAGCGACCCGCTGATTGCCGCACCGGACTCCGAGAGTTGGTGGGACGTGCCGGTGTCGGCCGTGTCCGAGCTGGATTCCACGCTCGAGGCGTATTCCGAATACACGGCCCGCAAAGACACGCAAGCTCGCTACCTCGGCGATCGCTGACCGGAGCGCATCCAATGACGGCAGGAGCACGGAACGATGAGCCCACGACAAGGAGCCCGATGAGCACTGTGACGATCGGTACCGCACCTGATTCCTGGGGAGTCTGGTTTGCCGACGACCCCGAGCAGACCCCGTGGCAACGCTTCCTCGACGAAGCCGCCGACGCCGGATACCGGTGGATCGAACTCGGCCCCTACGGATACCTGCCGACCGACCCGGAAGTTCTGCGCGCCGAACTGGAGCGGCGCGACCTCCAGGTCGCGGCCGGAACAGTCTTCACGGCGTTCCACCGAGGCGCCGACCAGTGGCACGAGGCATGGGAGCCTGCCAGGAAAGTCGCCGAGCTGACTGCCGCGGTGGGCGGCAAGCATATCGTCGTCATTCCGGCGATGTGGCGCGACGACGTGACGGGGCAGCCGGTGGAAAGCGGCGAGCTGACGGCAGGGCAGTGGGACGATCTGTGCGCGGGTCACGACAAGCTCGGCCGCATCCTCGCCGACGACTACGGACTCGCGCAGCAATTCCATCCGCACGCCGACAGCCACGTGGGCGCGCAGCCGGACATCGAACGGATTTTGCAGGCGACCGATCCGGCATTCTTCAATTTGTGTCTCGACACCGGGCACGCCGAATACTGCGGCGCCTCCAGCCTGGACCTGATCCGTCAGTATCCCGACCGCATCGGTTACCTGCACTTGAAGCAGATCGACCCGGCCGTTCTTGCCCACGTGCGCGAAAACGACCTCACCTGGGCGGCGGCCAACAAGGCCGGAGTGATGGTCGAACCACCCGCGGGTCTTCCCGATCTGCGCAGCGTGATCGACGCGGTCGAAGCTCTGGACAAGGACATCTTCGGCGTCGTGGAACAAGACATGTACCCGGTCCCGTTCGACGTGCCGTTGCCGATCGCTCGGCGCACGAAGGACTATCTGCTGTCCTGCGGATCTCGGACGACGATCAACTAACGCCACTCACGCTCAGGGAGAGAACTATGGACGCATCGAAAACCTCCGACCGGCTGAACGTCGCGGTGATTGGCGCCGGACGCATGGGCGCCGACCACATTCGCCGTCTGGACACGCGTATTTCCGGAGCGCGCGTAGCGGCTGTCGTCGACGTCGACGAGGCCCGGGCGACGGACGCCGTGCGCGACGTGCCCGGCGCCGTCGCCCTGACGGATCCGACTGAAGCGTTGGCGCGGGCCGACGTGGATGCCGTCCTCGTGGCAACCCCCGGATTCCTGCACGAGGACATCCTGTTGGCCGCGCTGGAAAAAGATATGCCGATCCTGTGCGAAAAGCCGCTCACGCAAGAGCCCGACAGTTCGTGGCGGATCGTCGAAGCCGAAGAGAGGCTGGGCCGTCAGCGAATCCAGGTCGGCTTCATGCGCCGCTTCGACTCCGAATACGCAGCGCTCGGCGGCATATTTGCCGGCGGCGAGCTCGGCGCGCCGCTGATGCTGCACTGCGCGCACCGCAATCCGTCCACGCCGCCCGGGTTCACCAACGAGATGCTCATCACCGACTCGGTGGTGCACGAATTCGACGTGATCCGCTATTTGACCGGCGAAGAGATCGCTTCGGTCCAGATCCGGCGAGGCCGCCGGAACTCGTTCGCCCCCGACGAGCAGCACGACCCGCAACACGTGCTGATCGAGACCACCGGCGGGCTCTTGGCCGACGTCGAGATCTTCGTCAATGCCGAATTCGGCTACCAGGTCACGACGCAGGCCGTGTTCGAACGCGGAATCGTCAACATCGGGCGGGACCGCGGACCGGAGGTAGCGGCGTCCGGTCGTTGGGGCGGCGTCGTCACTCCCGGGTTCGAAGAACGGTTCGGCGACGCGTACGAAGCCGAAGTGCAAAGCTGGGTCGACGCCGCGGCGCGCGGTGAGATCGGCGGTCCGAGCGCCTGGGACGGGTACGCGACCGCGGCATGCTGCGCCGCCGGCGTCCGAGCCCAACAATCGGACGCAGCCGTCACCGTCGAACTGAACACCAAGCCGGAGATATATCACTCATGAAGATCGCACTTGACCCGACACCGTTCCACCGCAGCCACAGCCTGCTCGAACTGCCCGGTGTCGTTGCCGAAATGGGGTACGAATACCTCGAGATGAGTCCGCACGCCGATTTCATCCCGTTCTATGGCCACCCCAAGGCCGATGACGCCACGGTGCGCGCGTTCCGCAAGGCGTGCGACGATGCCGGAGTCGGCATTTGCTCGGTGCTTCCCGTGCTTCGCTGGTCGGGCCCGGACGAGGACGCCCGCGAAGCCGCCGTCCGGTATTGGAAGCGCGCCATCCAGATCACCGTGGACCTGGGCGTGCCGGTGATGAATTCGGAGTTCTCCGGCAGGCCCGAACGCGCCGAGGAATCCGAGCGGGCGTTCTTCCGGTCGATGGAAGAGCTGCTGCCGATCATTGAACGCGAAGGCATCGACTTGCGGATCGAACCGCATCCGGACGATTTCGTCGAAGAGGGACACGCCGCGCTGCGCCTCATTCGCGCGCTGAACTCGGATCATGTCGGATTCCTGTATTGCACGCCGCACACGTTCCACATGCAGTCCGACCCGCTTGGCATCATGCGCGACGCCGGCCCGCTGCTGCGTCAGGTGCATCTTGCAGACAGCTTTGACCACCGTCGCTCGTCGGGGCTGCGGTACATCGTCAATCCGCCCGGATCGACGGCCCGCGTCCACCAGCACCTGAACATCGGCGACGGCGACGTGAATTGGGACGAAGCGTTCTCCGGGCTGCGTGAGATCGGGTTCGACGGCACTCTCGTGTCCAGCGTGTTCGCCGAGGAGGAGAACGCCGCCGAATCGTCGCGATATCAGCTCCGGCAGATCCGCGAACGCACCGCCGCCCGGTAGCCGGTTCGCATCGACCGCGCGCGGGCGTCGAAAAGCCGGCCCGCCGAGCCGCTACCCGAACGGCAGCCGCGGGTCGATCTGCTGATCGTCCCAGGTCCGGCGGATCCAGCCGTGCGCAGGATCGTCGCTGATCAGCCATTGGCGAACCGGCCCGGGGCCGGCCATCACGTTCAGGTAATAGAGATCGTAGCCCGGGGGCGCCATGGCGGGGCCGTGCCAACCGAACGGCACCAGGACGACGTCGCCGGTGCGCACCTCGGCGGTCACGTCGATTTCCCGGTCATCGGAGGCATAGACCCGCTGATAGCCGAGCGGGTCGGCGTCCGACGGGGCCGGCATTCCGGTGGCCAGCCGGGTTTCAAAGTAGTAGATCTCTTCGAGTTGTGTCTCGCCGTCCGTTTCCTCGTCGTGCTTGTGCGGCGGATACGACGACCAGTTGCCGGCGGGCGTCAACACCTCGCACACAATGAAGCGATCGGCTTCGAGAGCAGCCGGGGTGCCGAAGTTGTGCACTTGGCGCGAGCAGTTGCCGGCGCCGCGCAATTCGACCGGGATCTCGGACGCACGGATATGCCGGACCGGATACGAGTTCTTGGCCGGCGCCGACGCCACCGCGACGCGTCCGCCGTCGATCGGTTCGATCCGGACGTCGGCGTTGGTGCCGGTATAGAGCACGTCCGCCGGGCCGGTGAACACGGAATCGCGGCCGGCCAGCTCGTACGACTCGTCTCCGGTGGTGACGCGGAACGAGCCGCGCAGCGGGATGACGATGCGCTCTTCGGCCGCCGCCGGCAACGACACCGACGCGCCGAGTTCGAGGTCGGCGACGCGGATTCCGGTGTACTGCCAGCCGTTGACGGGGGTCGACTCCGGGGTGCCCAGGGAGACGTGCCATCTGCCCGCGGAAGCTGTGCCTTTGGGAAAGAACCATTCGGTCATGAGGGACTCCTTTAGCGGTGGACGAGAGTCATTTCAAACGTGTAGGTGTCGGCGCGGTACACATGGCTGCCCGTCTCCACGCACTTGCCGACGTCGTCGACGGCCGTGCGTTCCATTGTCACGAGCGGCGCGCCGGGGTCGACGCCGAGCCGTTCGGCCTGCTCGACGTCGGCCACGACTGCCCCAATACGTTGATGGGCGAGCCGGAAATTCGTACCGGCGTCGCGAAGCGTTTCGTATAAGCCGTGCTCGGTCAGTACCCGTTCGTCGAGTTCGGTGATGTCGTCGCGAACCCAGTTGCGCATCAACGCCAGGGGCTTGCCGTCAACACTGCGAAGCCGGGTGAAGTCGTACACGGCCGAGCCGGCCGGGAGCTGCAACTTCTCACGCGTCGCATCATCGGCCGGGCAATGGTCGAACCGCAGCACGTCGGTGGACGGCGTCCCACCCGAACGCTGCAGGTCGTCAAAGAGACTGGAAAGCTCGAGTTGGCGGCGCACGTGGGCAGAGACCACTTGCGTGCCGACGCCCCGCTTGCGGACCAGCAGGCCGGAATCGACAAGGTGCGCTAACGCTTTGCGCATGGTGGGCCGGGAAACCCGCAGCTGGGCGGCCAGCTCGATTTCGTTGTCGAGCCGAGTGCCGGATTCGAGCGTGCCGTCACGGATGGCCGAGCCGATTCCTTCGGCAAGTTGGTGGTACAACGGCACGGGCGAGGAACGATCGATCGACAAGTTCAGTCGGCTCATGCTGATGGACTCCTGCCGGCATGGTCATGTCAGTTTGTCAGGACATACTGAGCCTACCAGGTGCGCCCGGCAATGGGGACCCTCACCGAGTGCGAAGCTCGCGCTTGAGGATCTTGCCGGACGCATTTCGCGGCAGCTCGGCGACAAACTCGATCCGCTTGGGCACCTTGTACGCGGCGAGCCGGCTCCGCGCGTGCTCGATCACCTCGTCTGCGGTCAGGTCGCCCTTGCGCACGATGAACGCCGTGACGGCCTCGATCCATTTGTCGTCCGGGACGCCGACCACCGCAACTTCGCCGACGGCGCCCAGTTCGTATACGACGTCCTCGATCTCGCGGGAAGCCACGACGATGCCTCCGGTGTTGATGACATCCCGCAGCCTGTCGACGATGGTGATATATCCCTGATCGTCCTGCGTGGCGAGGTCTCCGGAGTGGAACCAGCCCCCGGAGAACGCCGCTGCCGTCTCATCCGGCTTGTCCCAATAGCCCTCGCAGAGCTGCGGCGAGCGATACAACACCTCGCCGGGCTCGCCCGGCGCGACGTCGGCGCCGTCCGGCCCCACCAATCGCAGCGACACGAAAAGTATTGGCTTACCGGCCGATCCCGGCCGGTCGGCATGATCCTCGGGGCGCAGCACGGTGCACAGCGGTCCCATCTCGGATTGCCCAAAGCAGTTGTAGAAGCCGATGTCCGGAAACTGCTCCTGCAGCCGGCGCAAGACGGTCACGGGCATGATGGATGCGCCGTAGTAGGCCTTGCGCAGCGAGGCAAGCCGTTCGAGGCCGGACGAATTGGCCAGCGCCACCCATACGGTGGGCGCCGCGAAGAACGAGTCGATGTGATGCTCGGCGATCGCCCCGAGGATGGCGTCCGGGGTGGGCGCGGGAATGATGTGGTTGGTCGCGCCCATGGCCAGGTTCGGCATCAAGAACACATGCATTTGTGCCGAGTGGTACAGCGGTAGCGCGTGCAGCACTTCGTCGTGCTCGGTGAAGTCGAGCGCCACGATGGACGACACGTAGTGGTGCACCAGGGCCCGGTGCGTCATCACCGCCCCCTTCGGCGCGGCAGTGGTACCGGACGTGTAGAGCAGCTGTGCGACGTCCGTGTCGCTGACGTCGAAGATGGCCGGATCGACGCCGTCGTCCGCGGAGCCCTCGAGCGCCCAGTCAAGCAGCTCGCCGTCGAACCGCAGCACCGTGGAGGGACGCTCGCCCGGCATCCGATCGAAATTCGCGGCCAGCGCGGAATCGAGCAGGACGGCGCGCGCCCCGGATTGCGTCACGATATAGGA
It encodes the following:
- a CDS encoding SDR family NAD(P)-dependent oxidoreductase, with translation MSRQLAIVTGAGSGIGRAIAWKFADAGYQVVGADLNDDAAAESAAKYPDMMTAEHVDVADAESVTSLCRAVTAIGTPATIVNAAGWDRTDKFINEDAEFARKVVEINYLGPVAMCREFARVMIDAGRGGRIVNIASDAGRVGSAGETIYAGAKGGVIAFTKSLARELARDGINVNCVCPGPTDTPLFAAQPEHLRQALIKSIPFRRVAEPSEIADAVYFFASPASRYVTGQILSVDGGLTMAG
- a CDS encoding Cgl0159 family (beta/alpha)8-fold protein; the protein is MNGHDAGSGDTRYEHLTRIRVEDPGAIARAATSRRRHPGLRYGPQTFIIAADHPARGALSVGDDAAAMADRRDLLDRLRTALATPGCDGVLATPDIIDDLLLLGALDDKLVFGSMNRAGLAGSSFEYDDRFTGYTAEALDAIGADGGKMLTRIALADPATPTVLENTARAVDALADRGLVAMIEPFLSEWRNGRAHNDLSTDAVVKSVAIASALGASSAGTWMKVPVVDRMDRVMAATTLPTVLLGGDTGSDPDVVFARWENALRQPGVVGLTVGRTLLYPPDGDVAGAVKTAVSLLAGPASGNSAPPPSTTADRSRS
- a CDS encoding acyl-CoA dehydrogenase family protein yields the protein MDFGFSSDQETFRASVREFARSTLAPHDAEDDVNGAMRPEMPRQMANIGLTGLRIPDKYGGQGAGALEVGIAAEEVARADLNACYLIVNSTLVSEIMLGAADADQCRRWLPSIADGSTIPALVLTEPEHGSDAASLTVKAEPDAGGWRLTGEKTSITMGMYADVGVVLARTGNAGPSGVSAFIVDLDDGHITRSVFDDLGNRPIGRASIYFDGMPVPRDGLLGAEGSGFTSAMRGFDYSRAVMALACLGTAAAALDDAIGYARIRTAFGAPIGTNEGVAFPLVECATRLRAARLLCYEALWRKDQGMPHTVEANMVKWLAPKLAVEIVHQSLLTFGHTGYSSDNPQGRRLRDVIGLEIGDGTAQITKLVVARNLLGRAAAP
- a CDS encoding enoyl-CoA hydratase/isomerase family protein — translated: MHDSDYEYVTFARRANGVLVMTLDRPDKYNAANEQMHGELARVWKDVSADDEVRVVVVTGAGRAFSAGGDLEMVQRMAGDHDRVSHMLIEMSDLVENLLDCSKPVVSAINGVAVGAGLVIALLADISICAADAKLGDGHIKLGVAAGDHAALMWPLLIGLAKARYYLLTGEMLTGAEAERLGMVSKSVEPGDVMPEALRIADGLAAGPQQAIRLTRRALNNWAAGSRAIFDQSAAYEMLTFMGPDVVEGAAALREKRAPAFPSAARRGD
- the iolC gene encoding 5-dehydro-2-deoxygluconokinase, whose product is MAHDVLTMGRISVDIYPHDIGVDLEDVTTFGKYLGGSASNVAVAAAKHGLKSGVITRTGNDPFGTYLHRELRRYGVDDSQVSAVDEWPTPVTFCAIKPPEDFPLYFYRTPTAPDLQIKRAELDTDAVRSAGIFWMTVTGLCQEPSRDAHAAALEARPREGLRPGQFTVLDLDYRPMFWPGPDEARTEIARVLPDVTVAIGNREECGVAVGEGTPDELADRLLESGVDIAVVKLGSDGVMAASRSDRVISAPIPVDPVNGLGAGDAFGGAFCRALTSGWELRACLDFANAAGAIVAGELSCSEAMPDTDAVLALLAARGRAVPA
- a CDS encoding ArsR/SmtB family transcription factor, coding for MTDDPGSGKQRHARDPKDIRALSHPVRLALLEVLAARDTATATECAPLVGESPQNCSFHLRTLAKHGFVEAAGREGKERPWRRVERAVWVDPTDDESGSAAGDAFDEATAIHESTRLSQWVTERRLIPRQWRESLLFASRVAWLTPDESAKFNRDVENLLAEYDDRLSPRADKPGDAEFVRFFGFSRLVHRPSQNTADHPKSNKE